In a genomic window of Glycine max cultivar Williams 82 chromosome 13, Glycine_max_v4.0, whole genome shotgun sequence:
- the LOC100781363 gene encoding putative phytosulfokines 6 isoform X3, with product MHEGASNLWTIPRDSNTPLGEKEVEVNENAIPQSSDMEELIGSEECYMKDEECTSRRMMVEAHLDYIYTQHHKH from the exons ATGCATGAAGGTGCTTCTAATTTGTGGACTATTCCACGTGACTCAAACACACCTTTAG GTGAGAAGGAAGTGGAGGTGAATGAAAACGCTATTCCTCAGTCATCTGATATGGAAGAA CTAATAGGATCAGAGGAGTGTTATATGAAGGATGAAGAATGCACTAGCAGAAGGATGATGGTGGAGGCTCACTTGGACTACATCTACACCCAACACCATAAGCATTGA
- the LOC100781363 gene encoding putative phytosulfokines 6 isoform X2 → MHEGASNLWTIPRDSNTPLASSRLLEPLKGEKEVEVNENAIPQSSDMEELIGSEECYMKDEECTSRRMMVEAHLDYIYTQHHKH, encoded by the exons ATGCATGAAGGTGCTTCTAATTTGTGGACTATTCCACGTGACTCAAACACACCTTTAG CTTCTTCCCGTCTCCTTGAACCGCTGAAAG GTGAGAAGGAAGTGGAGGTGAATGAAAACGCTATTCCTCAGTCATCTGATATGGAAGAA CTAATAGGATCAGAGGAGTGTTATATGAAGGATGAAGAATGCACTAGCAGAAGGATGATGGTGGAGGCTCACTTGGACTACATCTACACCCAACACCATAAGCATTGA
- the LOC100499884 gene encoding 60S ribosomal protein L24: protein MVLKTELCRFSGAKIYPGKGIRFVRGDSQVFLFANSKCKRYFHNRLKPSKLTWTAMYRKQHKKDIAQEAVKKRRRATKKPYSRSIVGATLEVIQKKRTEKPEVRDAAREAQLREIKERIKKTKDDKKAKKAEVAAKSQKSQGKGSISKGAMPKGPKLGGGGGKR, encoded by the exons ATGGTTCTCAA AACCGAGCTGTGCCGATTCAGCGGTGCCAAGATCTACCCAGGGAAAGGCATCAGATTTGTTCGTGGTGATTCTCAG GTTTTCCTGTTTGCTAACTCAAAATGTAAGAGGTATTTCCACAACAGGTTGAAGCCGTCAAAGCTCACGTGGACTGCAATGTACCGAAAGCAGCATAAGAAG GATATTGCTCAAGAAGCTGTGAAGAAGAGAAGACGTGCTACCAAAAAACCTTACTCTAGGTCTATTGTTGGTGCTACTTTAGAAGTTATCCAGAAAAAGAGAACCGAGAAGCCAGAAGTTCGAGATGCAGCTAGGGAAGCACAGCTTCG TGAAATTAAGGAGAGGATCAAGAAAACTAAGGATGACAAGAAAGCTAAGAAAGCAGAAGTTGCAGCTAAGTCCCAAAAATCACAAGGGAAAGGAAGTATTTCGAAGGGTGCCATGCCCAAAGGTCCCAAACTTGGTGGGGGAGGTGGGAAACGCTGA
- the LOC100781363 gene encoding putative phytosulfokines 6 isoform X1, which yields MHEGASNLWTIPRDSNTPLASSRLLEPLKGKGPRQGEKEVEVNENAIPQSSDMEELIGSEECYMKDEECTSRRMMVEAHLDYIYTQHHKH from the exons ATGCATGAAGGTGCTTCTAATTTGTGGACTATTCCACGTGACTCAAACACACCTTTAG CTTCTTCCCGTCTCCTTGAACCGCTGAAAGGTAAAGGTCCAAGACAAG GTGAGAAGGAAGTGGAGGTGAATGAAAACGCTATTCCTCAGTCATCTGATATGGAAGAA CTAATAGGATCAGAGGAGTGTTATATGAAGGATGAAGAATGCACTAGCAGAAGGATGATGGTGGAGGCTCACTTGGACTACATCTACACCCAACACCATAAGCATTGA